The following is a genomic window from Adhaeribacter radiodurans.
TAGAAGCATCAAACTGGTTCAAAGCTCTTTATTTTTTGGATATCCTCCTACAGTAGTTCTCATTTAGTATAGATTTAACTGCACTAGTTATGTAAGTGGGTTGCTAATATGTAAATTGTATAGTTTAAAAGCGACTCTTATCTTAGTTGTAAATTACTTAAAGCTGATTTTTTCGTAGATTACCCGCAGCGAATACATAATAACGATTAATACTTATGATCAGACCGTTGAATTTTCGTACCTGGATTGATGAGCACCGCCATTTATTAAAACCACCGGTAGGCAATGCCCAGGTTTTCCGGGATAATAAAGATTTTATTGTAATGGTAGTGGGTGGTCCCAATGCCCGTAAAGATTACCACTACAACGAAGGCGAAGAGTTTTTTTACCAACTCGAAGGCGATATTGTATTAAAAGTAATTGAAGACGGCAAACCCGTAGATATTCCTATTCGGGAAGGCGAAATATTTTTATTGCCGGGCGGTACACCGCACTCACCGCGTAGGCCGGCCAATACAGTTGGTTTAGTAATGGAACGATATCGTCGCGAAGGCGAACAGGATGGTTTCTTGTGGTTCTGCGAAAATTGCGGTAACAAGCTCTACGAAGAGTATTTAGTAGTTACGGATATTGTGCAGCAGTTACCGGTAGTAATGAATAATTTCTTTGCTAATGAAGAGCACCGGACCTGTAAAAACTGCGGCACTGTTATGGAACCGCCGGTTAAAAAGTAGCAGGTTTCAGGTAGTAAGTAGCTTGTAGCAGGACAAAAGTGTCAGGGCTTTTATGCCAAAAACCATCAGGTGTAATTATTGTTATGAAAAGCAGGTACAATGGTTATTGTCCGGGTATTTCTATCCAGATACCTTTGTCCTGATACTTATATCTAAATAAAATGAAAGTTGAATTAAAGCGCGTAGATAATGCCTTCCATTTTGAGGCAGTAGGAGCAGCGGGCGTACCCGTAAATATAGATGCTAACCCCGAAGTTGGGGGAAACAATGCCGGTGCCCGCCCTATGGAAATGATTCTGATGGGTTTAGGTGGTTGTAGCGCCATTGATATTACCCTGATTTTAAAAAAACAAAAGCAGGAAATTACGGATTTTCGCATTCACATTGACGGCGACCGGGAACCCAACGCCACGCCTGCGGTTTTCACCAACATCCGCATTCATTATGCTTTGTCGGGGAACCTGGATGAGCAAAAAGTAAAACGCGCCATTGATTTATCGATGGATAAATACTGCTCCGTTACAGCTATTTTAAATAAAACGGCTCAGATTTCGTATACCTTCTCGATTAACGCGGTTTCGGTAGAAGTTTAGTAAATATAAATTTATCGTAGGAACGCGCAGCGGCGTGTTCCTACGTAAGATGGTAAATTTCTTAAGATAATTTCGTTTCGTCGCGGCCAGCCCGGTTGCTGGTATTACCAGTATTTGGGTTAGCAATAGAGTCGCGCATATCGGTATCGGCTTGGATGTTGCGCATTTTGTAGTAATCCATAATGCCTAAATTGCCTGACCGGAAAGCTTCGGCCATAGCTTTTGGAATTTCGGCTTCGGCCTGCACTACCAAGGCTTTGGCCTCCTGGGTACGGGCGCGCATTTCCTGTTCTACCGCTACGGCCATGGCGCGGCGTTCCTCAGCGCGGGCCTCGGCTACTTTTAAATCAGCGTTAGCCTGGTCAATTTGTAATTTGGCGCCAATGTTTTCCCCAATGTCTACGTCGGCAATATCAATCGATAGAATTTCGTAAGCCGTACCAGCATCCAGGCCTTTTTGTAAAACTAATTTGGAGATTTTATCGGGGTTTTCGAGTACTTCTTTGTGCGATAAAGACGAACCAATGGAAGTTACAATACCTTCGCCTACCCGGGCCAGAATGGTTTCTTCGCCGGCACCACCTACTAACTGCGCAATATTGGCCCGTACGGTAACGCGCGCTTTGGCAATTAACTGAATGCCGTCCTGGGCTACGGCGGCTACGTTAGGCGTATTAATCACTTTGGGGTTTACCGAAGTGGTTACGGCTTCAAATACATCCCGACCAGCTAAATCAATAGCAGTAGCTTGTTTAAAAGTAAGCGGTATGTTGGCTTTATCTGCAGATATTAATGCTTTGATAACGGTAGGCACGTTGCCACCCGCCAGGTAGTGCGTTTCCAGTTCGCTGGCAGTAATTTGTAAACCGGCCTTGGTAGCAGTAATCAGGGAGTTTACAATCAGGCTGGGAGATACTTTCCGGATGCGCATAAAAACCAATTCAAATAAATTAACCTTTACGCCCGAAAATAACGCTGTAATCCAGAGGTTAATGGGTACGAAATATAAGAAAACCAATAGTAAGATAAAGCCACCAGCAAGAAGAAGTAAAGGCGATAATTCCATGAGTTGAGGTTTAGTTGTTTGATGAAGCCCGATTTTTAAAATCGAAAGAAAGTTGTTTTGGCTTCATCTTATAAAGTTTAAAAAAAGTAAAATCTGATTGAATAAAGGCGATGAATTTCTAGTTAATTAATTGAATTCTTATAAGTTAAAAATTTAAAAAGTGTTGTGTTTAGCGTCTAGATACTAGTGTCTAACACTTAGCTTACCGGCTTTACAATTACTTTATGATGATTGATGCGGGTGATAATAATGGTTGTATCCGGATCCAGAAACTCGCCATTTGTGTGTACTTCGTAGGGTTGATCGTGGAACATAGCGGTACCCGATGGCCGGAGCGCCGATAACGCCCGACCCATATCGCCTTCCTGTAGTTGCGGCTTTACATTGTCGTTTACCCGGCTGTGGTTTACATCTTTCAAAGCAAACTTCGACCAGACATCAGCTTTAAAACTAAAAACTACAATAGCAATGCTTAATACCAGGGCAATGCTCAAAATAATATGGCCATTAGCCATTCCCATTTTATCGTAACCCAGCCAAACCCCGACCGCTAACACCAGAAAACCCAGAATCCCGATCAGCGTGGTGCCCGGTAAAAAAATTAACTCTACCAGCAAAAGCACCAAGCCAATAAAGACCAGAATTAATACCGTAATTAAGTCCATATTTTTAAATTTTAGTGCAAAGAATAAATAGCTTTCTTTAAAATTATTAAAGGCTACTGCTTAAAGATACACCTTTTAGCTGGTTATTTTTTGAAAACTTTTATCTAAATCTGGTTATGACGCCGTTCTGATTCCCAGCAAAAACAGTTGATTTAGGATTAAGCTTGGTGGCTTACGGTAGAAAGGTTACTTTTGCCGCTCGAAATTTTTAATCCTGGTATCATGGATGTATTTGGCGAAGCGCTGCGCGATTTTTACACCGACAATTTTACCCAAAAGTTAATACTTCACACCAGCTACGGCGAGCCGGAAGACATGCCGCTGGATATTTTTTTTCGGGATGAAGAAGAAATGTCGGAAGTAGAGCTCGAAGCGTTAAGCTGCTGCTACGGCAATGTGCTGGATATTGGAGCCGGCGTGGGCAGCCACGCACTGGCATTACAGGAGTTAGAATTAGATGTAACAGCTTTGGAAATATCGCCCTTAGCCGCCGAAATCATGCAGCAACGGGGCGTAGCAAAAATTATCAACCAGGATATTTTTACTTATTCCGGTGATACCTACGATACATTGCTTTTGCTCATGAACGGCATTGGTTTAGTAGGTGATATTGCCGGACTGCGCCAATTTCTGCAACACGCCAAAAAGTTAATTAACCCCAATGGCCAACTGGTTTTTGATTCTTCGGATATTACTTATTTGTACGAAGGGAATTTACCCGATGGAGAAAAGTACTACGGCGAAATTGCGTACCAATACGAATACCGCCAGGTAAAAGGCGAATGGTTTAAGTGGTTATACATCGATCAGGATACCTTAGCCGAAATAGCCGGTGAAGAAGGCTGGCTTACTATTATTCAGTACGAAGACGAACAGGACCAGTACTTAGCCCGTTTGATTTTAGCTTAAATAAAGCTAGCTGCCATTTTTTTTATTTAAAGTTAACACCTTCGATAAAATTCCCCTTAAATAGTCTTCTGGTCATTATTTCTCTTCTTACAACAGGTTAAACTACCCGAAATAATAGGTAATAATACGTTTATTAATGATTTATTAATAAATAAGCGTTAACTTTGTATTAATTACAACGTAATAGCTTTTGTATTATAAATTATTTATTATAAATACTATTTAGTAAAATATTTTACAATAAACATTTGTTTTTGGAATGAAAATTGTTAACCAAAAGCTAGTAACAAACACGAATACCATTTTAATTTAATTTTTTTAGTATGATTTCTCTTAGTTTACCCTCCAGCTTTCCGGTTTCGAAGAAAGTACACCGATGGGCGGTAAGTACTTTATTTTTTCTGCAAGGCTTGTGCTTTGCCAGCTGGGCTTCCCGGATTCCGACTATTCAAGAAAAACTTGGTTTAACCGAAAGCCAATTAGGCGCTGTTTTATTAGCTATTCCCATTGGTTCCATGATTTCGTTGCCCATAACGGGCTGGCTAGTGGCTAAATTTGGCAGTAAAAAAGTAGTTACTCTGGGTGTATTTTTATACAGTTTAACCTTAATTACATTGGGCATGGCCCAAAATACTTTTCAGTTAATCAGCTATTTGTTGTTGTTCGGCTTTGGCGGTAATTTTTTAAATATTGGGGTAAATACCCAAGCTGTTGGGGTAGAATCGATGTACAAAAAGCCGATTATGGGTATGTTTCATGGGATGTGGAGTTTAGCCGGTTTTTCCGGAGCAGCTCTGGGTACCCTGATGATTGGGGAAGGGATTTTACCAGTACAACACTTTATGGCAGTTACTATTTTTGTAGTATTAGCAGCTTTAGTAAGTACCCGGTTTACCATTGCCGAAGATCCGAACCGCCAGGCCGACCAGCCGATTTTTGCTAAACCCGATAAATCTTTGCTGATGCTGGGCGTTATTGCTTTTTGTTCTATGATTTGCGAAGGAGCCATGTTCGACTGGAGCGGCGTTTATTTTCAGAAAGTAGTGCAGGCCGACAAAGCCTGGGTAGGGGCCGGTTATACCGCTTTTATGGCAACCATGGCTTCCGGCCGGTTTGTAGCCGATTGGTTCACCAGTAAATTCGGATTGAAACGTACTTTGCAACTGAGCGGGGTACTAATTGCTACTGGTTTATTATTGGCTGTGCTTTTACCTAATTTAATTACCGCTATGGCTGGCTTTTTACTGGTAGGCGCTGGAGTATCGTCGATCATACCTTTGGTGTACAGCGCGGCTGGTAAATCACAAGTATTATCGCCTGGTGTTGCTTTAGCAGCAGTTTCTACCATTGGCTTTTTAGGTTTTTTAATGGGGCCTCCTATCATTGGTTTAGTAGCTGGCGCCACCAGTTTACGCGTATCTTTCTTTATTATTGCCATTATGGGATTATGCGTATCCTTTTTCGCAACCCGGGCTAAATTAGCCTAAGCGCAAAGATTCAAATTTTTTCAATACCTGTAAATCCAGATAGTACGCGTACTGTCTGGATTTTTTATTTATTAATGATTAATCTTTAATGGCATTTTCCTGATGTTCTGCTAGGTAGAGATTAGTACATAAGTGATGTTTTCTTTGGAGCCTTTACAAGTCTCCATGTAGTGGTGCTATCTAACTCGAACGAGCTAAGTTTGCCTCATGGCCAAACGAGGCCCGCCGGCCACGAGGCAAAACTTGGAATATCAAATAAGTTAGCACCCGAGCCCGTAGTCTTGAAGAGGTCCAAAGAAAAGCTATATCCCAACTACATTCTAACACAATCTAATCATTGAATTAGAGCTAAAAGCTGGAAAGCATTGTTTTTTGAAGCAAATAGAATACTTTCCACTTTACTGTAGGTTAAACCATCCATAAATATCTTACTAAGTTTAGAAGTTTTAAGCAAAGTATTTCCTACATTGCATACTGGCAAATACCTTTAGCGTACGGGCCGTTAACGAATTTCACTCCTACATTTATATCGTATTATTATGAAAAATGCATCTTCTCGGCGTGCGGCGTTAAAAAAAATTGCCGGTAGTGCCGCTATCGTAACAGTTGGCTCTTCGCTGTCGGCCCGGGTAGCTGCGGCCGAACAAGCTATGGGAACTGAATTAAAAGGAAAAATCAACCACTCGGTATGTAAGTGGTGCTACGACAAAGTGCCCCTCGATCAATTCTGCCAAGAAGCGAAAAAAATGGGCATTAAATCCATTGAGCTACTAGGCCCCGAAGACTGGCCAACTCTTAAGAAATACGGTTTAACCTGCGCTTTACCCAACGGCGCCGGCAAAGGCATTGAGCAAGGCTTTAACGACCTCAAACTACACGACGAACTAGTAAAAAGCTACGAAGAAGTTATTCCGAAAGTAGCTGCTGCTGGTTATAATCAAATTATCTGTTTCTCGGGCAATCGCCGGGGTATGTCGGATGAAGAGGGTATGAAAAATTGTGCCGTAGGTTTAAAACGCTTAATGCCTACCGCCGAAAAATACAAAGTAACTTTAGTAATGGAGTTGCTCAACAGCAAAGTAAATCACAAAGATTACATGTGCGACCATACCGAGTGGGGAGTAGGTTTATGTAAACTGGTGGGTTCGGAACGGTTTAAGTTATTATATGATATTTATCACATGCAAATTATGGAAGGCGACGTAATTGCTACCATTAAAAAGCATCATCCGTATATTTCGCATTATCACACTGGGGGCGTGCCTGGCCGCAACGAAATTGATGAAACCCAGGAACTATATTACCCGGCAATCATGAAAGCCATTGTGGATACCGGCTTTACCGGTTTTGTAGCGCAAGAATTTATTCCGAAACGGGAAGATAAATTGGCGTCCCTGAACCAAGGTGTTAGAATATGTGATGTAGCTTAAGCAGTAGTAGAAAATTTAAAATTTTATAAAAGCAGACTGAAAGGTCTGCTTTTATAGTTTAAGCTAAGTTGTTTTTCGTTACTTTTCGTTAAGCGTAGAGTTAGCATAGCGCTCTAAGCTTTTCCGGATGAGCCAATCTCTGATTGGCGTTAACCAGGTTTAGAGTAGAAATTTATTAAATACGCCAATCTGAAGATTGACTGTCCGATAATGAGTAGAGACCGCTAACGCGAACTCTATTCATAACGTAAGAAGTATTAGCTTGCTGGTAGCCAAAAGTCAGAAGACTTCCTCTTGTTTTTTAAGCACCAGTGGCGCTGCTCTGAACACTGGCGCTAGAGAATGTTTAAAGACAAGTCGAGAATAAAAAAGCTTTACAACCTAAAAAACAGGGGCTCAAAATCAATGCTTTAACTAGATTTTGAGCTCCTGTTTTTTAATGTGCCTCCAGCCAATTATGGCCTATGCCCATGCCTACTTCCATGGGTACGCTGAGCGGTAAGGCATTTTTCATTAATTCTTCTATTTTCGGCTGTATAATTTTTAGTTCTTCTTTGGGAGCATCAAACACCAATTCGTCGTGCACTTGTAACACCATGCGGGTTTGTAGTTTCTCGGCTTCAATCCAGTTATGAATGTTGATCATAGCAATTTTAATAATATCGGCAGCGGTACCCTGGATAGGAGCGTTAATGGCGTTGCGTTCGGCGTAACCGCGAATGTTGGCGTTACGGGAATTAATATCGCGTAAGTACCGACGACGACCTAGCTTGGTTTCGGCGTATTCTTTTTCGCGGGCGCTGTTAATGGCGCTGTCCATGTATTGTTTTACCGCCGGAAATTCTTGCCAGTACGCATCGATAATTTCTACGGCTTCGCGGCGCGGAATACGCAAACGCTCAGCTAAACCAAAGGCCGAAATGCCGTAAATAATCCCAAAATTTATAGTTTTAGCCTTGCGGCGCATATCTGCATCCACTTCGTCTAACCCTACATGATACACCTTGGCGGCTGTAGAAGCATGAATATCTAAGCCTTTCTGGAAAGCTTCTTTCATGGTAGCATCGCCGCTAAAATCGGCCATAATGCGCAGCTCAATTTGTGAATAATCTGCGGATATTAGTACGTGGCTGCTGTCGCGGGGCACAAAGGCTTTCCTGATTTCGCGGCCTTTTTCCGTGCGGATGGGAATATTTTGCAGATTCGGGTTGGTAGAGCTTAAACGCCCGGTGGCCGCTACCGCCTGGTTAAACGACGTATGCACCCGACCATCGCGGTCGCAAATTAATTGCGGCAAGGCATCGATGTACGTGGATTTTAACTTGGTAAGCTGCCGGTGGTCCAGAATTAATTGGGCAATTTCGTGCTCTCCGGCTAATTTAGAGAGTACTTCTTCGCCGGTAGCGTGCTGGCCGGTTTTGGTTTTTTTTGTTTTGTCGCCAGTTAAATTTAGTTTTTCGAACAGTATTTCGCCGAGCTGCTTGGGCGAGCCAATGTTAAAAGTAGTGCCGGCAATCTGGTAAATTTGTTTTTCGAGGTCCGAAATGTAACCCGCTAGTTCTTTCGACGATTCTGCCATGGCATTGCCGTCAATGGAAATGCCTTCGTACTCCACGGTAGCTAAAACCGGGATAAGTGGGTTTTCAACTTCCTCGAATAGCTCATTAACCTTATTCTTTTCGAGCAACGGCTCAAAGTAATTTTTTAACTGTAAAGTCACATCGGCGTCTTCGCAGGCATATTCGTAAATTTCTTCCGGGCTCAAGTCGCTCATGTTCAACTGCTTTTTGCCTCGTTTTCCAATCAGCTCGGTTATAGAAATGGGCGTGTAGTGCAAGTATGTTTCGGCGAGTAAATCCATGTTGTGGCGCATATCCGGCTCCAGCAAATAATGCGCAATCATGGTGTCGAATAAATGTCCTTTTACGGCTACGCCGTGGCTTTTCATGACCAGGATGTCGTACTTAATGTTCTGCCCGATTTTTTTAATTTTTTCGTTTTCCAACAATCCCCGGAATTGGTCCAGAATAGCTTTCTTTTCGGAATCGTTATCCAGCGGCACCGGCACGTAATAGGCTTCGCCGGGAATGTAGCAAAACGACATGCCAATTAGCTTGGCCGTGATGGCATCAATGCTGTTGGTTTCGGTATCGAACGAAAATTCTTTTTGTTTTTCTAAGTACGAAACTAAGCTGGCCCGTAATTCCGGCGTGTTTATTAAGCGGTAATCGTGTACAGTCGTAGCAATCGTTTTCCGGACGGCTGGCGTTGTAGCTTCCTCAGTTGTACCTGCGCCGTTTTCGGTAAATAATTCGTCCATTTCTTCAAAAAGCGAAGATTGCTGGTCGGACTTTTTACCTTTTACCAAAGTTGCTTTAGCAGTGGGCGCTTTGGTCGTAGTTGCGGCGGCGGGCGTTCCTAAAATACGTGCCGCTAACTGCCGGAATTCTAATTCATCGAACAAAGCCCGTAGTTTTTCTACGTCCGGACCGGTATATTCCAGGGCTGCTTCATCAAACTCAATGGGAACATCTAAGTGAATAGTGGCCAGCTCTTTTGAAAGCAGGCCTTGTTCGGCGTACTGAATAATGTTTTCGCGTTGTTTGCCTTTTAACTCGTCGGCGTGGGCAATCAGGTTTTCGACGGAACCGTATTTTTGAATAAGCGTTTTGGCCGTTTTTTCGCCAATTCCCGGAATGCCCGGAATGTTATCTACGGCATCGCCTTGCAAACCCAATATATCAATTACTTGCTTTACGTTGCTGATTTCCCAACGCTCACACACTTTTTTTACATCCAGAATATCTACGCCGTTGCCCAGAAAAGCCGGTTTGTATAAGTACACGTGATCGGTTACCAACTGGCAAAAATCTTTATCCGGGCTCATCATGTACACGTCGAAATCGGCTTTTTCGGCTTTGCATGAAAGCGTACCAATAAGGTCGTCGGCTTCGAAGCCGGGCATCATTAACAGCGGAATATTAAAAGCTTCAATTATTTTTTTTACGTACGGAATAGCAATGCCAATATCTTCGGGCATAGCCTGGCGGTTAGCCTTGTATTCCACAAAATTTTCGTGCCGGAAGGTTTTAGCGGGTCCGTCCATGGCTACCCCAATATGCGTGGGCTTTTCTTTGGAAAGAACCTCGAATAAGGTGTTGGTGAAACCCAAGGCAGCCCCGGTATTCATGCCTTTCGAATTAATGCGCGGATTTTTACTAAACGCGAAATGGGCTCGAAAAATAAGGGCCATGGCATCCAGGAGAAATAATTTTTTGCTTCGTTCGCTCATGCTATAAAGGTATTGTGTATCTATTAGGTATGCAAATTACGTACGTGGGTAGGAGTAGTACGAGAACCAAGATTTTTCTGATTTATTGTATTATAAAACTAAACCGGTGAATAGCATTTAGGGTTGGGTTAAAAATAAAAAAGGTTAAAAGCTGAATAGATTTTAGAAGTTGGTTATTAGTAAAAATTTAAAAATTTTAAGTTTTAGCTGATTAAAAAGTAACTAAAACTCTTTGGTAAGAAAAACACAATAGAAATTGCAGGCAATCATATTTATGGGTATTCCGGCTTCGGGTAAATCATTTTTTTACAAGGAAAAGTTTTTTAATTCTCATGTGCGCATAAGCATGGATTTATTAAAAACCCGTAAACGAGAAGACCAATTTTTAAAATTATGCCTCGATACCAACTCCCGGTTTGTTGTAGATAATACCAACCCCACTAAGGAAGAAAGAGCAAAATACATTAAGCTGGCCAAAGACAAGAAATACCGGGTAATTGGTTACTTTTTCGCTTCTACCCTAAGTGCAGCTTTAGAGAGAAATAAACTACGAAAGGGTAAAGACCGGATTAAAGACGTTGGAGTAGTAAGCTGTTATAAGAAACTGGTGTTGCCAAATTTTACCGAAGGTTTTGATGAACTTTTCTACGTGCAGTTGCAGCAACAGGAATTTGTTGTGAGAGCCTGGCAGGAAGATATCATGCCTATTTAAAATCGATTTGTATAAGTAATATATGCTAAAAAAAATACTCCTGTTAGGATTACTTAGTTTGGGAATCACCTTGCAGGTAAATGCCCAAACGGTTGATTCGGTGGCACAAGTGGTATACCTGCTGGGCAATACCGCTAGCACTACTATTCCTGCTGACCATTTGCAAGCTTTTCAGCAGGTTTTGCAGGCTGAAAAAAATCCGTTTACCGTGGTACATCTTGGCGACATTGCAGCTAACCGGGGTATTGGCAAAAGATTAAACGCAGGAGCTAACCAGAAAATAGACCAGCTACTGCAGCTCACCAAAGACCGGGGCAAAATGTATCTGGTGCCCGGCGATAAAGATTGGGATAACTCTGGTAGAGAAGGACTGGAAGATGTACGGCGTTTGGAGCAATACATTAAAACCCACCAAACCAACGCGCAGGTACTTTTACCAAGTAGTGGCTGCCCCGGACCTGAGATAAGAGATATTGGTAAAACCATTCGGCTTATTGCCTTAAATACTCAATGGTGGATGCACCCGCACCGCAAACCTGCCGAACCCGATACTGACTGCGGTATTTTATCGGATGCCGAGTTTTTAGAAACTCTGGAAAATGCCATTACTGATGCCCGCGGCCGGCAAATAATTATTGTGGGGCATCACCCGGTATTGTCTAATGGCTTTTACGGCGGGCATGTGCCGGTAAAAAGCCATTTTTTTCCGTTCGCCGATACCCGGCTTAAGCCGCTTACCTGGTTACCTTTACCGGGTTTGGGAAGTTTGTACGCCTCTTACCGGCAAAATACCGGCACTCCCCGCGACATGGCTAATCCGGGTTATCAGAATTTTATCGCCAACATGAACCGGGTATTTCAGGAACACGACCAACTTATTTACGCCGCGGCGCACGATTATTCCTTACAGCTAAATGCCCTAGCAAATAACTATCACATTGTTTCGGGTAGTTTTTCGCAGAAAAGGAACGTGGCTAAAAATATAGAAAGTCAGTTTAACCGAGCCAAAACCGGGTTTGCCAAAATTACCACGTACGCCAGCGGCAAAGTAACCACCTCGTTCTACGAATTTACTAAATCGGGTACTGCGGCCGAAGTTGCCAATTACACCTTACTGCAATCAGCCTGCAACCCAGACCCGGACAAAGCTATACCGGTAAACAAACAAGTAGGGCCTTGCATTAAACTGGAAATGCCTGCGCCTATTACCACCGAAGAAGTTACAACCAACGGCAATAAAGCCACAGTAATTGCCGGACCCCAATACGCCGCTAAAGGTTTGAAATTAAAATTTTTCGGCCAGTTATATCGTAAAAGTTGGGCGCAACCGGTGCAGGTGCCCTTGTTGTATTTAAGTCGGACCCCGGAAAAACTGCGGCCTTCTAAATTTAGCGGTGGGCGGCAAACTACGACGCTGCAACTACAAGCCGCTGATGGTCGGCAGTTTATATTCCGATCTGTGGATAAAGACCCGATTGGCGCCATCCCACCCGAGTTGCGCAATACGGTAGTAACCGATGTGTTGCGGCAAATAACACCCACCGAGCAGCCTTACGGCGCCTTAATCGTGAGTAGCTTATTAGATGCTACCGATATTTTGCACGCGCAACCTAAGTTATATGTTTTGGGTGATGACCGGGTTTTAGGGCCTTACCGGAAAAATTACCAGGATTTATTTGGAATGCTCGAAGAGCAACCAGGCGATGCCAAGGGCGAAACACTGGGCTTTGGCGGAGCCACTAATCTAAAAAACAGCTTTAAACTGTACCAGGAACTTTACCGCGATAACAACAACCACATAGATGCCCAGGCTTTTGGCAAGGCCCGGGCTTTCGATATTTTTATTGGAGATTGGGGCCGCCAACCCGATAACTGGCGTTGGGCTGGCTACAAAACAGATTCGCAGTGGGTTTACCGCCCCATCCCACGCGACCGTGATCATGCTTTTTCCCGCTGGGACGGTGTAATCCCCTGGCTCGCCGACCGCAAATGGGCCATCCCGAATATCCAGAATTTTGACCCAGAGATTGGTGGCATCCGCAGCCTTACCTGGGCCGCCCGCCACCTGGACCGGTTTTTACTTACCTCGCTTACCCGCCAGGATTGGTTAAATCTGGCCGAGGAACTACAGCGTACCTTTACCGATGCCGTAATTGATAAAGCCATTGCCGAATTACCACCATTAATTGCCAAAGCCCAGGGACAGGAGATTGGGACAACCTTAAAAGCCCGCCGGG
Proteins encoded in this region:
- a CDS encoding 3-hydroxyanthranilate 3,4-dioxygenase, which gives rise to MIRPLNFRTWIDEHRHLLKPPVGNAQVFRDNKDFIVMVVGGPNARKDYHYNEGEEFFYQLEGDIVLKVIEDGKPVDIPIREGEIFLLPGGTPHSPRRPANTVGLVMERYRREGEQDGFLWFCENCGNKLYEEYLVVTDIVQQLPVVMNNFFANEEHRTCKNCGTVMEPPVKK
- a CDS encoding OsmC family protein, with the protein product MKVELKRVDNAFHFEAVGAAGVPVNIDANPEVGGNNAGARPMEMILMGLGGCSAIDITLILKKQKQEITDFRIHIDGDREPNATPAVFTNIRIHYALSGNLDEQKVKRAIDLSMDKYCSVTAILNKTAQISYTFSINAVSVEV
- the floA gene encoding flotillin-like protein FloA (flotillin-like protein involved in membrane lipid rafts) codes for the protein MELSPLLLLAGGFILLLVFLYFVPINLWITALFSGVKVNLFELVFMRIRKVSPSLIVNSLITATKAGLQITASELETHYLAGGNVPTVIKALISADKANIPLTFKQATAIDLAGRDVFEAVTTSVNPKVINTPNVAAVAQDGIQLIAKARVTVRANIAQLVGGAGEETILARVGEGIVTSIGSSLSHKEVLENPDKISKLVLQKGLDAGTAYEILSIDIADVDIGENIGAKLQIDQANADLKVAEARAEERRAMAVAVEQEMRARTQEAKALVVQAEAEIPKAMAEAFRSGNLGIMDYYKMRNIQADTDMRDSIANPNTGNTSNRAGRDETKLS
- a CDS encoding NfeD family protein, producing the protein MGRALSALRPSGTAMFHDQPYEVHTNGEFLDPDTTIIITRINHHKVIVKPVS
- a CDS encoding class I SAM-dependent methyltransferase, translating into MPLEIFNPGIMDVFGEALRDFYTDNFTQKLILHTSYGEPEDMPLDIFFRDEEEMSEVELEALSCCYGNVLDIGAGVGSHALALQELELDVTALEISPLAAEIMQQRGVAKIINQDIFTYSGDTYDTLLLLMNGIGLVGDIAGLRQFLQHAKKLINPNGQLVFDSSDITYLYEGNLPDGEKYYGEIAYQYEYRQVKGEWFKWLYIDQDTLAEIAGEEGWLTIIQYEDEQDQYLARLILA
- a CDS encoding MFS transporter, producing the protein MISLSLPSSFPVSKKVHRWAVSTLFFLQGLCFASWASRIPTIQEKLGLTESQLGAVLLAIPIGSMISLPITGWLVAKFGSKKVVTLGVFLYSLTLITLGMAQNTFQLISYLLLFGFGGNFLNIGVNTQAVGVESMYKKPIMGMFHGMWSLAGFSGAALGTLMIGEGILPVQHFMAVTIFVVLAALVSTRFTIAEDPNRQADQPIFAKPDKSLLMLGVIAFCSMICEGAMFDWSGVYFQKVVQADKAWVGAGYTAFMATMASGRFVADWFTSKFGLKRTLQLSGVLIATGLLLAVLLPNLITAMAGFLLVGAGVSSIIPLVYSAAGKSQVLSPGVALAAVSTIGFLGFLMGPPIIGLVAGATSLRVSFFIIAIMGLCVSFFATRAKLA
- a CDS encoding hydroxypyruvate isomerase family protein; the protein is MKNASSRRAALKKIAGSAAIVTVGSSLSARVAAAEQAMGTELKGKINHSVCKWCYDKVPLDQFCQEAKKMGIKSIELLGPEDWPTLKKYGLTCALPNGAGKGIEQGFNDLKLHDELVKSYEEVIPKVAAAGYNQIICFSGNRRGMSDEEGMKNCAVGLKRLMPTAEKYKVTLVMELLNSKVNHKDYMCDHTEWGVGLCKLVGSERFKLLYDIYHMQIMEGDVIATIKKHHPYISHYHTGGVPGRNEIDETQELYYPAIMKAIVDTGFTGFVAQEFIPKREDKLASLNQGVRICDVA